From a region of the Rhinatrema bivittatum chromosome 15, aRhiBiv1.1, whole genome shotgun sequence genome:
- the LOC115077010 gene encoding uncharacterized threonine-rich GPI-anchored glycoprotein PJ4664.02-like produces the protein MEINPLLKSNTPPMSLDTKSTKSAIDDNTDTNAASIISQSVESNRSTATVLPEASKTAAEIAVSFISNPFIQLSAPQANTALASSTAEFSSSPVSSSASAVISLAADAALLSSSTGITTSMNANPAEMANELRAEASSFGSTLSATESSSEPSAHASAATLSTTQGTSEKQASSLVTSTAPDMNISEASPLLTSSTRTGFTPSAGGEGITMISSERVGSSASTPAAFLFSAGTDAAQPSLTSNTVFDSNEDTSPSVLREPTSTPSLAASVAALPSASAETSGAASAVTGSSSGTSATNGLLPARNSTPSIPLDIALLTTIGAADEFNTSGVFLPTTSSTESAAGPLISETAQEKTDGSSTSPSIFRLSTEETTPAQESSLPSIVNKTHIVTGLLFSTSDLSPSQLTSTTPLPTAVSSTTSASRTLLNTTNEKETALSVTANVMPTTFPTNSMTMTLSPTQSSALTNTSTDVSSAESTNALNNFTTPAPSSINKSVAPTDTSTTTATKSTSVLSNITKAAIKPTADMSTTSSMSAVYRETPTATSTEPIVLEKYFTAASVIFTTSRSAVSTDISTAASSTESTIVVSNFTNDPVTSTPTPKVTVSSSMSASLKDTSTTDTTQSTTSILPNTLMSTTSIHNSTMIFTEPISTVSFTTTSVTTTTDMSTASIDTFTTTTSEPTTLQDILTSVISTNHISEVTKDVSTTTTTESTFPSSYTIPLISTVNMSATYIYISTTINTENTKVLSDITGSPAVSITDTSATQIDTPTFASLGSIIVPSNFTTTFIMTNSNISIAPSDTSSAITSTVPVTAPTDFSAAAAAAAVISTSDMSEAPIDKDISTTAATEPTASLNNFTAMSLTPTTLKPVAPIDNTTTAFKESASTFSDISTTDVSLTLINTSITTMNEPTSVLNDFISIVLSTTHTPATARGGTSRVSHEHQITALSNVTISPSVSATNMSAMAPDVFTEVLSMESARAISNFTGASVISITDISAAPIDTSLISKTGATAVLTDNSAASVISTDMQTLPVDISITNTTESGTAVNNFTITSVVPITEISPVSTDRSIATTKMPTGLLSDFTKKSHLSAIEIFPPPIDTVTATESVTPLSNFTITSIIPSLNISVIPLDNSSVIPSREYTTDLSNFTVVPVISTSDMSAAPINTSLTINTDSTAAISNFTTPSVISISDISRTANKSIITPTEPTDVPNNVTTVAVTSSILMPVTSVQNSTTSFTESLSSLNNLIASSVTYTTDTSVTTATDSTTSLNNSTAAPIISTSNMSIVPTDISINTNTGSTAAKSNFTSNSVLSTTDISAVAMHTFITTSTEPANVLSDFTTRPHISTINTFSPPIDTVTITATESVPHASNFTSTSIASPKMPAVSLDTSSVIPTTESTAVLNNFTFAPVISTSDMSTAPKNTSLTTNIDSITNVSNFTKHSVVSASDISGTDIDKSITSTPGSTTVLNNFTVTSVASTTNMAIDTSLITDAESTTAISNFTTSSVISTFDISAALLDTSVTTSTDSTTVLSNITTASVISKIVIPHTAVENYTTTTAKTKYSVRNYTAISVTFTNDISIAPIDTSITTTTESTAALNSFTTPPIISTTHMSITPVKNSATSITETLFTLINLTTAPVTYPTDNSASSTDPSITITTEPTTFLNTSTAATTMHTTPLENSTTTFTETISALSHFTNSVTYTTDISTTTTDSSLTTIILPTTILSDFTLASGTFPTDISAASTGTSITTNTKSTIVLNFTASPDTTTTNLSDVSIAVLTTPPSEPSVILSNATGSPLISVTTMPVVATDISTTATFTESTAVINNFTLVPDISAGIPTNFTSIQSNYTKNSAISISPSSIVTTDISVGLTSTGSTHHLSNLTTVAVMSNTNTSAAPSGTFSSIPLTESTASPTDVNIAPILSATDMHVAPTDTSRNFTAMSTSVLNNFTTSAVSNIITSAEPSAMTSLESTTSLSIFTAASDTATNDVSASTIDSSTIATAGSTTVRSNFTTGSAMSNVSISSASSDASSTITSSEFTAAVSNLTAIPIISTTNKSSAASDLSTASSSSVATAVRSNFTYVPLIFKEIPKVAISSELLNNYTGHPPKSTADISVASTSVSVEPSDNSSTIISLEITTTVSNFTISPSKSTIDISLAPKNTYSTTSNTSAPVSNSTIVPATSTTVMSNMSEPVSTSITTKKASLLSHFSVAPITVNLSIASSDTSSIITSKESLVLPGYTSSMKPPTPTTIDSAAAATRAPTGRLPASSTAIATLTSTTLATASLPVLCAHPDLSIQLEKVSSEEIQFSWSPVSGQKSDLYKVSLQRNGAVENEKTVSDPRMTFEGLLPSYQYVIAVEALTCRQKINTSLNVWTEGKIFQGRTRITNEHYKPGYANKSTSQFQDFAKNFNQELRRLVPAGIQALFAGGQMRVETISLLSGSVLVNFDIVMGVEQNLSLTTVSDAFLDALNRSTALKIDFRNTVIEMRNSCMAGLHGCSDQAACTAEGATYSCTCLAGFTDLSPLVPGRLCQDINECDAANKSCSDLAQCTNTVGSYSCQCYPGIKDDNISSPGKQCRDPVTCFNSTSLCSENSDCLSQYKYLICSHMKVFGCSIRFKNWAFVPALYNPDSPDYRNLSDRITKDLAKEMQTRLKDNTFNIVMIGFRPGSVQAYFLSLTKEQTELSEQEMEATLSSAVRAVLDNETEVTMQGIHTSGTVSPSPSATASEGWKVAVIILGVLLGALLLSVVLGASACIVIKRRRGHYSTKVTGTMGNFSYAYI, from the exons ATGGAGATAAATCCATTATTGAAGAGCAACACACCTCCCATGTCCCTAGACACCAAGAGCACCAAGTCTGCTATTGATGATAATACTGACACAAATGCAGCGAGCATTATATCTCAAAGTGTTGAGAGTAATCGTAGTACAGCAACCGTCCTCCCTGAGGCATCTAAAACTGCTGCCGAAATAGCCGTCTCGTTCATCTCCAACCCATTCATTCAGCTGAGTGCTCCACAGGCCAACACTGCATTAGCCAGCAGCACAGCTGAGTTCAGCTCATCGCCTGTATCAAGCTCAGCCTCCGCTGTAATCTCACTGGCTGCTGACGCTGCCCTTCTTTCTTCCAGTACCGGCATAACTACCTCAATGAATGCCAACCCTGCCGAAATGGCAAATGAATTGAGAGCAGAGGCATCATCCTTTGGTAGCACTCTCTCTGCAACAGAATCCAGCAGCGAACCCTCAGCCCATGCATCAGCGGCCACTCTTAGTACCACACAGGGTACCAGCGAAAAACAAGCATCTTCCCTGGTTACCAGCACTGCACCTGACATGAACATATCAGAAGCAAGCCCACTGCTCACATCCAGCACAAGAACTGGATTTACCCCTTCAGCTGGCGGTGAGGGCATTACAATGATTAGCAGTGAACGTGTAGGTTCATCGGCTTCGACACCTGCCGCCTTCCTCTTTTCAGCTGGCACTGATGCTGCACAACCCTCCCTTACTAGCAACACTGTGTTTGACAGCAATGAGGACACGTCCCCCAGTGTCCTCAGGGAACCTACTTCTACCCCCTCTCTTGCTGCCTCAGTCGCTGCATTGCCGTCCGCCTCTGCCGAAACATCTGGCGCTGCTTCTGCTGTAACTGGATCCAGCAGTGGGACATCAGCAACCAATGGTTTACTGCCTGCAAGGAACAGCACACCAAGTATACCCCTGGATATTGCGCTGCTCACCACCATAGGCGCTGCAGATGAGTTCAACACATCTGGGGTTTTCCTGCCCACCACATCCAGTACTGAAAGTGCAGCTGGGCCTTTAATCAGTG AAACAGCTCAAGAGAAGACAGATGGATCATCAACTTCACCTTCAATTTTCAGGCTGTCCACTGAAGAAACTACACCAGCCCAAGAATCTTCTCTTCCTTCTATAGTAAACAAAACACATATAGTTACAGGCCTACTCTTTTCAACCAGTGACCTCAGCCCATCACAGTTGACATCTACAACACCTCTCCCAACAGCTGTATCAAGCACCACATCAGCCTCAAGAACACTGCTCAATACCACCAATGAAAAAGAAACTGCTCTTTCTGTAACAGCCAATGTGATGCCTACAACATTTCCTACAAACTCAATGACAATGACTCTTTCACCCACTCAGTCTTCAGCCCTCACCAATACTTCCACAGATGTCTCCTCTGCAGAGTCTACAAATGCCCTAAATAACTTCACAACTCCTGCACCATCCTCTATTAACAAGTCTGTAGCACCAACAGACACATCCACAACTACTGCCACAAAATCTACTTCTGTTCTAAGTAACATTACAAAAGCTGCTATTAAACCCACTGCTGATATGTCTACAACATCTAGTATGTCAGCAGTATACAGAGAAACACCCACAGCAACTAGTACAGAACCAATAGTTCTTGAAAAATATTTCACTGCTGCTTCTGTAATATTCACTACTAGCAGGTCTGCTGTATCCACAGATATTTCCACAGCAGCTTCCTCTACAGAATCTACAATTGTTGTAAGTAACTTTACAAATGATCCTGTCACATCCACACCGACTCCCAAAGTAACCGTCTCGTCTAGTATGTCTGCATCACTAAAAGACACATCCACAACTGACACCACACAGTCTACAACAAGCATTTTACCCAACACTCTCATGTCTACAACATCGATACACAATTCCACAATGATCTTTACAGAGCCTATATCTACTGTAAGCTTTACAACAACGTCTGTTACAACTACTACTGATATGTCAACAGCATCTATAGACACATTTACTACTACCACTTCAGAGCCTACAACTCTTCAAGATATCCTTACTTCAGTTATATCCACTAATCATATATCTGAAGTCACCAAAGACGTATCCACAACTACCACTACAGAGTCTACTTTTCCAAGTAGCTATACAATTCCTCTTATATCTACTGTTAACATGTCTgcaacatatatatacatatctacAACTATCAATACAGAAAATACAAAAGTTTTAAGTGACATCACTGGGTCTCCTGCAGTATCCATCACTGACACATCTGCAACACAAATAGATACACCTACATTTGCCTCTTTGGGATCTATAATTGTTCCAAGTAACTTTACAACAACCTTTATTATGACCAACTCTAACATATCTATAGCTCCCTCTGATACTTCATCAGCAATCACCTCTACAGTACCTGTAACTGCTCCCACTGACtttagtgctgctgctgctgctgctgctgttatatCTACCAGTGACATGTCTGAAGCACCCATAGATAAAGATATATCTACCACTGCCGCTACAGAACCAACAGCTAGTCTAAACAACTTTACAGCAATGTCCCTTACTCCCACTACTCTCAAACCCGTAGCACCAATAGACAACACCACAACTGCCTTTAAAGAGTCTGCATCGACATTTTCAGATATATCCACCACTGATGTTTCTCTTACACTCATAAACACATCCATAACTACCATGAACGAGCCTACATCTGTTCTAAATGACTTCATATCTATTGTTTTATCTACCACTCACACACCTGCAACAGCCAGAGGCGGCACATCCAGAGTTTCACATGAACACCAGATAACTGCTCTGAGCAATGTCACCATTTCACCTTCAGTGTCTGCCACTAACATGTCTGCCATGGCCCCAGATGTTTTCACTGAGGTCCTCTCTATGGAATCTGCAAGAGCTATAAGTAACTTTACAGGAGCTTCTGTTATATCCATCACTGACATCTCAGCAGCACCCATAGACACATCGCTAATCTCCAAGACAGGGGCTACAGCTGTTTTGACTGACAATTCAGCAGCTTCTGTGATATCCACTGACATGCAGACATTACCTGTAGATATATCCATTACAAACACAACAGAATCTGGAACTGCTGTAAATAACTTTACAATAACCTCTGTTGTACCCATCACTGAGATATCACCAGTAAGTACAGACAGGTCCATAGCTACCACTAAAATGCCCACAGGTCTTCTAAGCGATTTTACAAAAAAGTCTCACTTATCTGCCATTGAAATATTTCCACCACCCATAGATACAGTTACAGCTACAGAATCTGTAACTCCTCTAAGTAACTTTACAATAACCTCTATTATACCAAGCCTAAACATATCTGTCATACCCTTGGATAATTCCTCAGTAATCCCCTCCAGAGAATATACAACTGATCTAAGTAACTTCACAGTAGTTCCTGTTATATCCACCTCTGATATGTCTGCAGCACCCATAAACACATCCTTAACTATCAACACAGACTCTACAGCTGCTATAAGTAACTTCACAACACCCTCTGTTATATCAATTTCTGACATCTCAAGAACTGCAAACAAATCCATAATTACCCCCACAGAGCCTACAGATGTTCCAAATAATGTCACAACTGTTGCTGTTACGTCTTCCATTCTTATGCCTGTAACATCAGTCCAGAACTCCACAACATCCTTCACGGAGTCTCTGTCTTCTCTAAATAATTTAATAGCATCTTCTGTTACATACACTACTGACACATCTGTAACTACGGCTACAGATTCTACAACTTCTCTAAATAACTCCACAGCAGCTCCTATAATATCCACCAGTAACATGTCAATAGTACCCACAGACATATCCATAAATACCAATACAGGATCCACAGCTGCTAAAAGCAACTTTACATCAAATTCTGTTCTATCCACCACTGACATCTCAGCAGTGGCCATGCACACATTCATAACTACCAGCACAGAACCTGCAAATGTTCTAAGTGACTTTACAACAAGGCCTCACATATCTACCATTAACACATTTTCACCACCCATAGACACAGTCACAATTACAGCTACAGAATCTGTACCTCATGCAAGTAACTTTACTTCAACCTCTATAGCAAGCCCTAAAATGCCTGCTGTATCCTTGGATACATCCTCAGTAATCCCCACTACAGAATCCACAGCCGTTCTAAATAACTTCACATTTGCTCCTGTTATATCCACCTCTGACATGTCTACAGCACCCAAAAACACATCCTTAACTACCAATATAGACTCTATaactaatgtaagtaacttcacaAAACACTCTGTTGTATCTGCTTCTGACATCTCAGGAACAGACATAGACAAATCCATAACTAGCACCCCAGGGTCTACAACTGTTCTAAATAACTTCACAGTAACTTCTGTGGCATCCACCACCAACATGGCAATAGATACATCCTTAATTACTGATGCAGAATCTACAACTGCTATAAGTAACTTCACAACATCTTCTGTTATATCCACCTTTGACATCTCAGCAGCACTCCTAGATACCTCAGTAACTACCAGCACAGACTCTACAACAGTTCTAAGTAACATTACAACTGCTTCTGTCATATCTAAGATTGTCATACCTCACACAGCAGTAGAGAACTACACAACTACTACTGCAAAAACAAAATATAGTGTAAGAAATTATACAGCAATTTCTGTTACATTCACTAATGACATCTCAATAGCACCCATAGACACATCCATAACCACCACCACAGAGTCTACAGCAGCTCTAAATAGCTTCACAACTCCTCCTATTATATCTACCACTCATAtgtctatcacaccagtaaaaaaCTCTGCGACTTCTATTACGGAGACTCTGTTTACTCTAATTAACTTAACAACAGCTCCTGTTACATACCCTACTGACAATTCAGCATCATCCACAGACCCATCCATAACTATTACTACAGAGCCTACAACTTTTCTAAATACCTCCACAGCAGCTACCACCATGCATACAACACCCTTAGAGAACTCCACAACTACCTTTACAGAGACTATATCTGCTCTGAGTCACTTTACAAATTCTGTTACATACACTACTGACATCTCAACAACAACCACAGACTCATCCTTAACTACTATTATATTGCCCACAACTATTCTAAGTGACTTTACACTAGCTTCTGGAACATTCCCCACTGATATTTCAGCAGCATCTACAGGCACATCCATAACTACTAATACAAAATCTACAATAGTTCTAAACTTCACAGCATCTCCTGATACAACTACCACTAACTTGTCAGATGTATCCATAGCTGTGCTCACAACCCCCCCTTCAGAGCCTTCAGTTATTCTAAGTAATGCCACAGGATCTCCTCTCATATCTGTGACTACCATGCCTGTTGTGGCTACTGACATTTCCACAACAGCCACCTTTACAGAATCTACAGCTGTTATAAATAACTTTACTCTAGTCCCAGATATATCTGCAGGGATTCCCACAAATTTCACAAGCATTCAAAGTAACTACACCAAAAATTCTGCCATATCCATAAGTCCTTCGTCTATAGTAACTACAGATATATCTGTAGGGCTCACTAGTACAGGGTCTACACATCATCTGAGTAACTTAACTACAGTCGCTGTTATGTCTAACACTAATACATCTGCAGCACCTTCAGGTACCTTCTCATCAATCCCCCTAACAGAATCTACAGCATCACCAACTGATGTTAATATAGCTCCTATTTTATCTGCAACTGATATGCATGTAGCACCCACAGATACATCTAGGAATTTTACTGCAATGTCCACAAGTGTTCTGAATAACTTTACAACTTCTGCTGTATCCAACATTATCACATCTGCAGAACCTTCAGCAATGACCTCTCTGGAATCTACCACTAGTCTAAGTATCTTTACAGCAGCTTCTGATACAGCCACCAATGATGTGTCTGCATCAACCATTGACTCATCCACAATTGCCACTGCAGGGTCAACCACAGTTCGGAGTAATTTTACAACAGGTTCTGCCATGTCCaatgttagcatttcatcagcaTCCTCAGATGCTTCTTCTACAATCACTTCTTCAGAATTTACAGCTGCTGTAAGTAACTTGACTGCAATTCCTATAATATCTACCACTAACAAGTCCTCTGCGGCCTCGGATCTTTCCACAGCATCCTCCTCTTCAGTGGCTACAGCTGTCAGAAGCAACTTCACATATGTTCCTCTTATATTCAAAGAGATACCCAAAGTAGCCATCTCTTCAGAGTTATTAAATAACTATACAGGACATCCTCCTAAATCCACTGCTGATATCTCTGTAGCATCTACATCTGTTTCTGTGGAGCCCTCGGATAATTCTTCAACAATTATCTCTTTAGAAATTACAACCACTGTAAGTAACTTTACAATTTCTCCCAGTAAATCTACTATTGACATATCTCTAGCACCTAAGAACACATACTCAACTACTTCAAACACTAGTGCTCCTGTAAGTAATTCTACAATAGTTCCTGCAACATCCACCACTGTCATGTCCAATATGTCCGAACCTGTGTCCACATCAATCACCACTAAAAAGGCATCTCTTTTAAGTCATTTTTCAGTTGCTCCTATAACAGTTAACCTTTCCATAGCATCCTCGGATACTTCCTCAATCATTACCAGTAAAGAATCTCTGGTACTTCCAGGATACACCTCATCTATGAAACCTCCCACACCAACCACAATAGACTCTGCAGCTGCAGCTACGAGGGCTCCGACAGGAAGGCTTCCAGCATCTTCCACAGCAATTGCAACGCTGACAAGCACAACTCTGGCTACAGCAAGTTTGCCTGTGCTTTGCG CTCATCCCGATCTGTCCATACAGCTGGAGAAAGTCAGCAGCGAGGAAATCCAATTCAGCTGGAGCCCTGTAAGTGGCCAAAAGAGTGATCTTTACAAAGTGTCCCTGCAAAGGAATGGTGCTGTGGAGAACGAGAAGACCGTTAGTGACCCGCGGATGACATTTGAAGGTCTGCTGCCTTCCTACCAGTATGTGATAGCGGTGGAAGCGCTTACATGCAGACAGAAGATTAATACCTCACTGAACGTTTGGACAG AAGGAAAAATCTTCCAAGGAAGGACAAGAATTACCAATGAGCACTACAAACCTGGATATGCTAATAAATCTACTTCCCAGTTTCAAGATTTTGCAAAGAACTTCAACCAGGAG CTAAGGAGATTGGTTCCTGCTGGAATCCAGGCCTTATTTGCTGGTGGACAGATGCGTGTGGAGACAATCAGCCTTCTCAGCGGAAGCGTCCTTGTGAACTTTGACATCGTGATGGGAGTGGAGCAAAATCTAAGCTTGACCACTGTCTCCGATGCTTTCCTAGATGCCCTGAACAGAAGCACGGCGCTCAAAATCGACTTTCGGAATACTGTCATAGAAA TGAGAAACAGCTGCATGGCCGGACTTCATGGCTGCTCGGATCAAGCAGCGTGCACCGCTGAAGGGGCGACGTATTCCTGCACATGTCTGGCAGGGTTCACGGACCTCAGTCCCCTCGTCCCCGGCAGACTTTGCCAAG ACATCAATGAATGTGACGCAGCGAACAAGTCGTGCTCGGACTTGGCTCAGTGCACCAACACAGTCGGGAGCTACAGCTGCCAGTGCTATCCAGGAATAAAGGACGATAATATATCCAGTCCCGGAAAACAGTGCAGAG ATCCTGTGACTTGCTTTAACAGCACCTCCCTCTGCTCAGAAAACAGTGACTGCCTCTCACAATATAAATATCTCATCTGCTCCC atatgaaAGTATTTGGCTGCAGCATTAGGTTCAAGAACTGGGCATTCGTTCCTGCGCTCTATAACCCTGACAGTCCGGACTACAGGAATTTGTCAGACAGAATCACCAAAGAT CTTGCTAAAGAGATGCAGACCAGACTAAAGGATAACACCTTCAACATCGTCATGATTGGGTTCAGACCCGGGAGCGTTCAAGCTTATTTTCTGTCCTTGACAAAAGAACAGACAGAGCTGAGTGAGCAGGAGATGGAGGCGACGCTAAGCTCAGCGGTGAGGGCCGTGCTGGATAATGAAACAGAAGTAACAATGCAGG